A section of the Streptomyces sp. Je 1-369 genome encodes:
- a CDS encoding response regulator, with translation MVVDDHPMWRDAVARDLAEAGLDVVATAGDGEQAVRRAQAAAPDVLVLDLNLPLKPGVQVCKELVAANPALRVLVLSASGEHADVLEAVKSGATGYLLKSASTEELIDAVRRTAVGDAVFTPGLAGLVLGEYRRLATEPVAGTPEDPKAPRLTDRETEVLRLVAKGLSYKQIAERLVISHRTVQNHVQNTLGKLQLHNRVELVRYAIERGIDSA, from the coding sequence ATGGTCGTCGACGACCACCCCATGTGGCGCGACGCCGTGGCCCGTGACCTGGCGGAAGCCGGTCTCGACGTGGTCGCGACGGCGGGCGACGGCGAGCAGGCGGTGCGCCGCGCGCAGGCCGCCGCCCCCGACGTCCTGGTCCTCGACCTGAACCTCCCGCTCAAGCCGGGCGTGCAGGTCTGCAAGGAGCTCGTCGCCGCCAACCCGGCGCTGCGCGTCCTGGTCCTCTCGGCGAGCGGCGAGCACGCCGACGTCCTGGAGGCGGTCAAGTCCGGCGCCACCGGCTACCTGCTGAAGTCGGCGTCCACCGAGGAGCTGATCGACGCGGTGCGCCGTACGGCGGTCGGCGACGCGGTCTTCACGCCGGGCCTCGCGGGCCTGGTCCTCGGCGAGTACCGCCGCCTGGCCACCGAGCCCGTGGCCGGCACCCCGGAGGACCCGAAGGCCCCGCGGCTCACCGACCGCGAGACGGAGGTCCTGCGCCTGGTCGCCAAGGGCCTCAGCTACAAGCAGATCGCCGAGCGCCTGGTCATCTCGCACCGCACCGTGCAGAACCACGTACAGAACACCCTGGGCAAGCTCCAGCTGCACAACAGGGTCGAGCTCGTGCGGTACGCGATAGAGCGAGGCATCGACAGCGCCTGA
- a CDS encoding RNA polymerase sigma factor, whose protein sequence is MTVDPGGPLRTGQRPCEKSDAWSIERSRDEPEQFAALFDRHADAVYRYAARRLGPEAAEDLMSDTFTTAFKERHRYDLARADARPWLFGIATNLVGRHRRAEARRFKALARVPAPVPHDEPVADLAVARAGAEGLRGDLAAALAGLSARHRDVVLLVAWADLNYEEAAQALGVPVGTVRSRLHRARSTLREALGGSDPTAFQEAHAHE, encoded by the coding sequence ATGACCGTCGACCCCGGCGGCCCCCTTCGCACGGGGCAGCGCCCCTGCGAGAAGAGCGACGCCTGGTCCATCGAGCGGTCCCGGGATGAGCCCGAGCAGTTCGCCGCCCTCTTCGACCGGCATGCCGACGCCGTGTACCGGTACGCGGCCCGCCGGCTCGGCCCCGAGGCGGCGGAAGACCTGATGTCCGACACCTTCACCACCGCCTTCAAGGAGCGCCACCGCTACGACCTGGCGCGGGCCGACGCCCGCCCCTGGCTGTTCGGCATCGCGACCAACCTCGTCGGCCGGCACCGCAGGGCCGAGGCCCGCCGCTTCAAGGCGCTGGCCAGGGTGCCCGCGCCGGTGCCGCACGACGAGCCGGTCGCCGACCTCGCGGTCGCCCGCGCGGGCGCCGAGGGGCTCCGCGGCGACCTGGCCGCGGCCCTGGCCGGGCTCTCGGCCAGGCACCGCGACGTGGTGCTGCTCGTGGCGTGGGCCGACCTCAACTACGAAGAGGCGGCGCAGGCGTTGGGTGTGCCCGTCGGCACCGTCAGATCGAGGCTGCACCGGGCCCGCAGCACATTGCGCGAAGCACTGGGCGGATCCGATCCGACAGCTTTCCAGGAGGCACACGCCCATGAATGA
- a CDS encoding ROK family glucokinase has product MGLTIGVDIGGTKIAAGVVDEDGNILSTFKVPTPGTSEAIVDAIASAVAGARAGHDIVGVGIGAAGYVNRQRSTVYFAPNIDWRQEPLKEEVEKRVGLPVVVENDANAAAWGEYRFGGGKGHRNVICITLGTGLGGGIIIGNKLRRGHFGVAAEFGHIRMVPDGLLCGCGSQGCWEQYASGRALVRYAKQRANATPENAEYLLSLGDGTPEGVEGKHISMAARQGDAVAIDSYRELARWAGAGLADLASLFDPSAFIVGGGLSDEGELVLDPIRKSFKRWLVGAAWRPEAQVIAAQLGNKAGMVGAADLAREPDPVM; this is encoded by the coding sequence ATGGGACTCACCATCGGCGTCGACATCGGCGGCACCAAGATCGCGGCCGGAGTGGTCGACGAGGACGGCAACATCCTCTCGACCTTCAAGGTGCCGACCCCTGGTACTTCCGAGGCCATCGTCGACGCGATCGCCTCCGCCGTGGCGGGCGCACGGGCCGGGCACGACATCGTCGGCGTCGGCATCGGCGCCGCCGGGTACGTCAACCGGCAGCGCTCCACGGTCTACTTCGCGCCGAACATCGACTGGCGCCAGGAACCGCTCAAGGAAGAGGTCGAGAAGCGCGTCGGCCTGCCCGTGGTCGTGGAGAACGACGCGAACGCGGCGGCCTGGGGCGAGTACCGCTTCGGCGGCGGCAAGGGTCACCGCAACGTCATCTGCATCACGCTCGGCACCGGCCTCGGCGGCGGCATCATCATCGGCAACAAGCTGCGCCGCGGTCACTTCGGCGTCGCCGCCGAGTTCGGCCACATCCGGATGGTGCCGGACGGCCTGCTCTGCGGCTGCGGCAGCCAGGGCTGCTGGGAGCAGTACGCCTCGGGACGCGCCCTCGTGCGGTACGCGAAGCAGCGCGCCAACGCCACCCCCGAGAACGCCGAGTACCTGCTCTCGCTGGGCGACGGCACCCCCGAGGGCGTCGAGGGCAAGCACATCTCGATGGCCGCGCGGCAGGGCGACGCCGTCGCCATCGACTCCTACCGCGAGCTGGCCCGCTGGGCGGGCGCGGGCCTCGCCGACCTGGCGTCGCTCTTCGACCCGTCGGCGTTCATCGTCGGCGGCGGCCTCTCGGACGAGGGCGAACTGGTCCTCGACCCGATCCGCAAGTCCTTCAAGCGATGGCTCGTCGGCGCGGCCTGGCGCCCCGAGGCCCAGGTCATCGCCGCCCAGCTGGGCAACAAGGCGGGCATGGTCGGCGCGGCGGACCTGGCGCGGGAACCCGACCCGGTCATGTGA
- a CDS encoding 2-hydroxyacid dehydrogenase, whose product MEILAFGVQSDEKPLIEKAFQGHHDVRCVDVFLNEDTAPIAAGYEIVSSSVNATLNNRVLQTLAAGGTQMIAQRSTGFNNIDLLVAERLGLTVARVSYYSPYSVAEFAWTLAMAVNRRIVRASNRTRDFDFRLDGLMGRDLRGRTVGVLGTGKIGEAFTRIAHGFGMRLLGWDVAENPACVELGMKYVDKAELLAEADLVSLHVPLLPSTQHLIGAEALRTMKDDAILVNSSRGGLIDTEALVCELRAGRFTGVGLDVYEAEAGLFFLDKSLEVVADDTLARLVTFPNVVVTSHQAYYTVDAVGQIIDTTVRNVLDYLAGRRSDNVLVPAPDKS is encoded by the coding sequence ATGGAGATCCTCGCGTTCGGCGTGCAGTCCGACGAGAAGCCGCTGATCGAGAAGGCCTTCCAGGGACACCACGACGTCCGCTGTGTCGACGTCTTCCTCAACGAGGACACCGCCCCCATCGCCGCGGGCTACGAGATCGTCTCCTCCAGCGTCAACGCCACGCTCAACAACCGCGTCCTGCAGACCCTCGCCGCAGGGGGGACGCAGATGATCGCGCAGCGGTCCACCGGGTTCAACAACATCGACCTGCTGGTCGCCGAGCGCCTCGGCCTGACCGTCGCCCGCGTCTCGTACTACTCGCCCTACTCCGTGGCCGAGTTCGCCTGGACCCTCGCGATGGCCGTCAACCGCCGCATCGTCCGCGCCAGCAACCGCACCCGCGACTTCGACTTCCGCCTCGACGGCCTGATGGGCCGCGACCTGCGGGGCCGCACGGTCGGCGTGCTCGGCACCGGCAAGATCGGCGAGGCGTTCACCCGCATCGCGCACGGCTTCGGCATGCGCCTGCTCGGCTGGGACGTCGCCGAGAACCCCGCCTGCGTCGAACTCGGCATGAAGTACGTGGACAAGGCCGAACTCCTCGCCGAGGCCGACCTCGTCAGCCTCCACGTACCGCTGCTCCCGTCCACGCAGCACCTCATCGGCGCCGAGGCGCTGCGGACGATGAAGGACGACGCGATCCTGGTGAACTCCAGCCGCGGCGGCCTGATCGACACCGAGGCCCTGGTCTGCGAGCTGCGCGCGGGACGCTTCACCGGGGTGGGCCTGGACGTGTACGAGGCGGAGGCGGGCCTCTTCTTCCTCGACAAGTCCCTGGAGGTCGTCGCCGACGACACCCTGGCCCGCCTCGTCACCTTCCCCAACGTCGTGGTCACCTCCCACCAGGCGTACTACACGGTGGACGCCGTCGGCCAGATCATCGACACCACGGTGCGCAACGTCCTGGACTACCTGGCGGGCCGCCGCTCCGACAACGTCCTCGTCCCGGCACCGGACAAGAGCTGA
- the macS gene encoding MacS family sensor histidine kinase encodes MAKREKVMRMSVEQPLWRALTAYRVLTMLYAIGLFVAAHEKLDRPWLAVAYYAVLAPWTLATLPRVANAASCTRRFLFADLTVAIVGILLTPLADSQQRIVDGSPTLPSIWTAGSVLAFAIKGGWRWAASASLLVGVANVVQRGAFSRDTLHNVLLVCIASIAIGYVVELARASERTLARALEIEAATRERERLARDIHDSVLQVLAMVQRRGTAIGGEAAELGRLAGEQEVALRTLVAGGMVPASHASEDIAQGAVVRAVEVPDDEPDDAAPCDLRPLLASHAGSKVTLSEPGAPVLLVPGAARELAAAVGAALDNVRRHAGAQARAWILVEEEPGEVIVTVRDDGPGIPEGRLVEAEGEGRLGVALSIRGRLRDIGGTAELISVPGQGTEVELRVPRVQARDTRGKAGKAR; translated from the coding sequence ATGGCCAAGCGCGAGAAAGTCATGAGGATGTCGGTCGAGCAGCCGCTGTGGCGCGCGCTCACCGCCTACCGCGTCCTGACGATGCTGTACGCGATCGGGCTCTTCGTGGCGGCGCACGAGAAGCTCGACCGCCCCTGGCTGGCCGTCGCCTACTACGCGGTGCTCGCCCCCTGGACCCTGGCGACCCTGCCCCGCGTCGCGAACGCGGCGAGCTGCACCCGGCGGTTCCTCTTCGCGGACCTGACCGTCGCGATCGTCGGCATCCTCCTCACCCCGCTCGCCGACTCGCAGCAGCGCATCGTCGACGGCTCCCCGACGCTGCCCTCCATATGGACCGCGGGCTCCGTGCTCGCGTTCGCCATCAAGGGCGGCTGGCGCTGGGCGGCATCGGCGTCCCTCCTGGTGGGCGTCGCCAACGTGGTGCAGCGCGGCGCGTTCAGCCGCGACACCCTGCACAACGTCCTGCTGGTCTGCATCGCCTCCATCGCCATCGGCTACGTCGTGGAGCTGGCCCGCGCCTCCGAGCGCACCCTGGCCCGCGCCCTGGAGATAGAGGCCGCGACCCGCGAACGCGAGCGGCTCGCCCGCGACATCCACGACAGCGTCCTCCAGGTCCTCGCCATGGTGCAGCGGCGCGGCACCGCCATCGGCGGCGAGGCCGCGGAGCTCGGCCGCCTCGCGGGCGAGCAGGAGGTCGCCCTGCGCACCCTGGTCGCCGGTGGCATGGTGCCCGCCTCGCACGCGTCGGAGGACATCGCGCAGGGCGCCGTCGTCCGCGCCGTCGAGGTGCCGGACGACGAGCCGGACGACGCGGCACCCTGCGATCTGCGCCCACTCCTCGCCTCGCACGCGGGGTCGAAGGTCACGCTGTCCGAGCCCGGGGCGCCGGTGCTCCTCGTGCCGGGGGCGGCGAGGGAGCTGGCGGCCGCCGTCGGTGCGGCCCTGGACAATGTCCGCAGGCACGCCGGTGCGCAGGCCCGCGCGTGGATCCTGGTCGAGGAAGAGCCGGGCGAGGTGATCGTCACCGTCAGGGACGACGGTCCGGGGATTCCGGAGGGGCGGCTCGTGGAGGCGGAGGGGGAGGGGCGCCTCGGGGTGGCCCTGTCCATTCGCGGGCGGCTGCGGGACATCGGGGGAACGGCCGAGCTGATCTCGGTGCCGGGCCAGGGCACGGAAGTGGAACTGAGAGTGCCGCGCGTACAGGCGCGGGACACACGGGGGAAGGCGGGAAAGGCGAGATGA
- a CDS encoding DUF5304 domain-containing protein, translated as MSDATGREAPEAPEPQESHADAWERACAEDLAAEKARRRAQYGPPPGSAAEELRKLFDAVSDKLSGLQAPLLGAVAQGAVEQTLRQVAKEAKAVVEPVVERNPDVFDHLAAAGSELLAAYRSAVEGQESRWTRGDGPDDGTDDVTKDDAPGKDRRDGGSSAGEHIDLD; from the coding sequence ATGAGCGATGCCACCGGGCGCGAAGCCCCGGAAGCCCCGGAACCCCAGGAAAGTCACGCCGACGCCTGGGAGCGGGCGTGCGCCGAGGACCTCGCCGCGGAGAAGGCCCGCCGCCGCGCGCAGTACGGGCCGCCGCCCGGCTCCGCGGCCGAGGAGTTGCGCAAGCTCTTCGACGCCGTCTCGGACAAGCTCTCCGGACTCCAGGCGCCGCTGCTCGGCGCGGTCGCGCAGGGCGCCGTCGAGCAGACGCTCCGGCAGGTCGCCAAGGAGGCGAAGGCGGTCGTCGAGCCGGTCGTCGAACGCAACCCCGACGTCTTCGACCACCTCGCCGCGGCGGGCTCCGAGCTGCTCGCCGCCTACCGCTCGGCGGTCGAGGGCCAGGAGAGCCGGTGGACCCGCGGCGACGGCCCGGACGACGGCACGGACGACGTCACGAAGGACGACGCACCCGGCAAGGACCGCCGTGACGGGGGCTCCTCCGCGGGCGAACACATCGATCTGGACTGA
- a CDS encoding alpha/beta hydrolase: MPVLPGAEPYRREGGEVGVLLCHGFTGSPQSLRPWAEYLAERGLTVSLPLLPGHGTRWEDMQVTGWQDWYAEVDRELRSLLERCERVFVFGLSMGGALALRLAAKHGDAVAGLVLVNPGNKVHGLAAHALPVARHLVPSTKGIVSDIAKPGSEEVGYHRIPLHAAHSLRRFFRVVDAELPQVTQPLVVLHSPRDHVVPPADSARILSRVSSTDVAEILLEQSYHVATLDHDADRIFEESYAFIARLAPSVGKEGTATGG; the protein is encoded by the coding sequence GTGCCGGTCCTCCCCGGAGCCGAGCCGTACCGCCGCGAAGGCGGCGAGGTCGGCGTCCTCCTCTGCCACGGCTTCACCGGATCCCCGCAGTCGCTGCGCCCCTGGGCCGAGTACCTCGCGGAGCGCGGCCTCACCGTCTCGCTGCCGCTGCTGCCCGGCCACGGCACACGCTGGGAGGACATGCAGGTCACGGGCTGGCAGGACTGGTACGCGGAGGTGGACCGCGAGCTGCGGTCGCTCCTCGAGCGGTGCGAGCGGGTCTTCGTCTTCGGGCTCTCGATGGGCGGGGCGCTCGCGCTGCGCCTGGCGGCGAAGCACGGGGACGCGGTCGCCGGTCTCGTCCTGGTCAACCCGGGGAACAAGGTGCACGGCCTCGCGGCGCACGCGCTGCCCGTCGCCCGGCACCTCGTGCCGAGCACGAAGGGCATCGTCAGCGACATCGCGAAGCCCGGCTCGGAAGAGGTCGGGTACCACCGGATCCCGCTGCACGCCGCGCACTCCCTGCGCCGCTTCTTCCGCGTGGTCGACGCCGAACTGCCGCAGGTGACCCAGCCGCTGGTGGTGCTGCACAGCCCGCGCGACCACGTGGTGCCGCCCGCCGACTCGGCCCGGATCCTCAGCCGCGTCTCCTCCACGGACGTCGCGGAGATCCTGCTGGAACAGAGCTACCACGTCGCGACGTTGGACCACGATGCGGACCGGATCTTCGAGGAGAGTTACGCGTTCATCGCCCGGCTCGCCCCCAGCGTCGGTAAGGAAGGGACGGCCACCGGTGGCTGA
- a CDS encoding lysophospholipid acyltransferase family protein has product MYGAMKVAIGGPLKLGFRPWVEGLENVPAEGPAILASNHLSFSDSFFLPAVLDRKVTFIAKAEYFTSPGVKGKLTAAFFKGVGQLPVDRSGGRGAGEAAIKSGIEVLERGELFGIYPEGTRSPDGRLYRGKPGGLARVALATGAPVLPVAMIDTEKIQPPGKVMPKLMRPGIRIGKPLDFTRYQGMEQDRFVLRALTDEVMYEIMKLSGQEYVDIYATAAKRQITEAAKAAKTADKGDKERAGS; this is encoded by the coding sequence ATCTACGGCGCAATGAAGGTTGCCATCGGAGGGCCGCTGAAGCTCGGCTTCAGGCCCTGGGTGGAGGGCCTTGAGAACGTCCCCGCCGAGGGCCCAGCGATTCTCGCGAGCAACCACCTCTCGTTCTCGGACTCCTTCTTCCTTCCCGCGGTCCTCGACCGCAAGGTCACCTTCATCGCCAAGGCGGAGTACTTCACCTCGCCCGGCGTGAAGGGCAAGCTCACCGCGGCCTTCTTCAAGGGCGTGGGCCAGCTGCCCGTGGACCGCTCCGGCGGCCGCGGCGCGGGCGAGGCGGCCATCAAGAGCGGCATCGAGGTCCTGGAGCGCGGCGAGCTCTTCGGCATCTACCCCGAGGGCACGCGGTCGCCCGACGGGCGCCTCTATCGGGGCAAGCCCGGCGGCCTCGCGCGCGTGGCGCTCGCCACCGGCGCGCCCGTGCTCCCCGTCGCGATGATCGACACCGAGAAGATCCAGCCGCCCGGCAAGGTCATGCCCAAGCTGATGCGTCCCGGCATCCGCATCGGCAAGCCCCTCGACTTCACGCGCTACCAGGGCATGGAGCAGGACCGCTTCGTGCTGCGCGCGCTGACCGACGAGGTCATGTACGAGATCATGAAGCTCTCCGGCCAGGAGTACGTCGACATCTACGCGACGGCCGCGAAGCGCCAGATCACCGAGGCGGCGAAGGCCGCCAAGACGGCGGACAAGGGCGACAAGGAACGGGCCGGCTCCTAG
- a CDS encoding endonuclease/exonuclease/phosphatase family protein — protein sequence MVSEPLPNSRTEPDGSAVIRVLSYNIRSMRDDTAALARTISACAPDLVLIQEAPRFFRWRKKLARLARAADLVILSGGGSAAGPALLCSLRATVERTEDVLLPLTPGLHRRGFATAVVRFGGARLGVLSCHLSLQADERYDQGGMLLDRLAGIGVDHAVAGGDLNERPGGRTFRKLAAGLQDCWTARPWGGENTSTPDDPHQRIDALFATSGIEVLGCGVPLDLPGVSGDDLRAATDHLPVLAALRIPAVTS from the coding sequence ATGGTCAGCGAACCGCTCCCCAACTCCCGCACCGAACCCGACGGTTCGGCCGTCATCCGGGTGCTCAGCTACAACATCCGTTCGATGCGCGACGACACCGCCGCGCTCGCCCGCACCATCTCCGCCTGCGCCCCCGACCTCGTCCTGATCCAGGAGGCCCCGCGGTTCTTCCGCTGGCGCAAGAAGCTGGCCCGCCTCGCGCGCGCGGCCGACCTGGTGATCCTCTCCGGCGGCGGCTCCGCGGCAGGACCCGCGCTGCTCTGCTCGCTGCGCGCCACCGTCGAGCGCACCGAGGACGTACTGCTCCCGCTCACCCCCGGCCTGCACCGGCGCGGCTTCGCGACCGCCGTCGTCCGCTTCGGCGGCGCCAGGCTCGGCGTCCTGAGCTGCCACCTGAGCCTCCAGGCCGACGAGCGGTACGACCAGGGCGGGATGCTGCTCGACCGGCTCGCGGGGATAGGCGTGGACCACGCGGTCGCGGGCGGCGACCTCAACGAGCGGCCCGGCGGCCGGACGTTCCGCAAGCTCGCCGCCGGACTCCAGGACTGCTGGACGGCCAGGCCGTGGGGCGGCGAGAACACCTCCACGCCGGACGACCCGCACCAGCGCATCGACGCGCTCTTCGCGACCTCCGGCATCGAAGTCCTCGGCTGCGGCGTGCCGTTGGACCTGCCCGGGGTGAGCGGGGACGACCTGAGGGCGGCCACGGACCACCTGCCGGTCCTGGCCGCCCTCAGAATCCCCGCGGTGACGTCCTGA
- a CDS encoding 6-phosphofructokinase, producing the protein MGAKKIGVLTGGGDCPGLNAVIRGVVRKGVQEYDYDFIGFRDGWRGPLEGDTVPLDIPAVRGILPRGGTILGSSRTNPFKAENGVRRIKENLAKYEVDSLIAIGGEDTLGVAARLTDEYGVPVVGVPKTIDNDLSATDYTFGFDTAVGIATEAIDRLHTTAESHMRVLVVEVMGRHAGWIALHSGLAGGANVILIPEQRFDVDQVCAWVTSRFKASYAPIVVVAEGAMPKDGEMVLKDGTQDSFGHVRLSGVGEWLAKEIEGRTGKEARTTVLGHVQRGGTPSAFDRWLATRFGLHAIEAVRDGDFGKMVALRGTDVVRVPIAEATARLKTVDPALYEEVGVFFG; encoded by the coding sequence ATGGGGGCCAAGAAAATCGGCGTACTGACCGGTGGTGGCGACTGCCCCGGGCTCAACGCAGTGATCCGCGGCGTCGTCCGCAAGGGCGTGCAGGAGTACGACTACGACTTCATCGGCTTCCGGGACGGCTGGCGCGGTCCGCTGGAAGGCGACACCGTCCCGCTCGACATCCCCGCGGTCCGCGGCATCCTGCCGCGCGGCGGCACCATCCTCGGCTCGTCGCGCACCAACCCGTTCAAGGCGGAGAACGGGGTGCGCCGCATCAAGGAGAACCTCGCCAAGTACGAGGTGGACTCCCTCATCGCGATCGGCGGCGAGGACACCCTCGGCGTCGCCGCGCGGCTCACCGACGAGTACGGCGTCCCGGTCGTCGGGGTCCCCAAGACCATCGACAACGACCTCTCCGCCACCGACTACACCTTCGGCTTCGACACCGCCGTCGGCATCGCCACCGAGGCGATCGACCGTCTGCACACCACCGCCGAATCGCACATGCGCGTCCTCGTCGTGGAGGTCATGGGCCGCCACGCGGGCTGGATCGCCCTGCACTCGGGGCTCGCGGGCGGCGCGAACGTCATCCTCATCCCGGAGCAGCGCTTCGACGTCGACCAGGTCTGCGCCTGGGTGACCTCGCGTTTCAAGGCGTCGTACGCCCCCATCGTCGTCGTCGCCGAAGGGGCGATGCCCAAGGACGGCGAGATGGTCCTCAAGGACGGCACGCAGGACTCCTTCGGGCACGTCAGGCTCTCCGGGGTCGGCGAGTGGCTGGCCAAGGAGATCGAGGGGCGCACCGGCAAGGAGGCGCGCACCACCGTCCTGGGGCACGTGCAGCGCGGCGGCACCCCGAGCGCCTTCGACCGCTGGCTCGCCACGCGGTTCGGGCTGCACGCGATCGAGGCCGTGCGGGACGGCGACTTCGGGAAGATGGTCGCGCTGCGCGGCACGGACGTCGTGCGGGTGCCCATCGCCGAGGCCACGGCCCGCCTGAAGACGGTGGACCCGGCGCTGTACGAAGAGGTCGGGGTGTTCTTCGGCTGA
- a CDS encoding ArsA family ATPase: MRTLLLTGPGGSGRTTVAAATALAAARAGHRTLVISADRADTLGTALGEALRPQAAHPALTTLRLAPDDRFRDDLLALQERAASALDLLGAERLDGEELTPLPGAEELALLRALRDAARDGTYDTVVVDLPPTPKALATLALPEQLRRYLRRLLPPERQAARALRPMLGRLAGVPMPAAWLYETAADREDELAAVQRVIEAPGTTVRLVAEPGPAGADAVRTAATGLALHGLRTDLLVANRILPDASPDTWLAGLGAQQHKTLDAWESTYDHVVRVPHLGRDPRGTDDLQALGLTAPAAAPAPAAWPVTEAPEDDGSHTYVWHIPLPSVTREELGLVRRGDELVVTAGPYRRIVTLPSALRRCTVAGAGLREGELRVRFAPDPDLWPRER; encoded by the coding sequence ATGCGCACCCTCCTCCTCACCGGCCCCGGCGGCTCCGGACGTACCACCGTCGCCGCCGCCACCGCGCTCGCCGCGGCGCGGGCCGGCCACCGGACCCTGGTGATCTCCGCCGACCGCGCCGACACCCTCGGCACGGCACTCGGCGAGGCACTCCGCCCCCAGGCCGCGCATCCCGCGCTCACCACCCTCCGCCTCGCCCCCGACGACCGCTTCCGCGACGACCTGCTCGCCCTGCAGGAACGTGCCGCCTCCGCCCTCGACCTGCTCGGTGCCGAGCGGCTCGACGGAGAGGAGCTGACCCCGCTGCCCGGCGCGGAGGAGCTGGCCCTCCTGCGGGCCCTGCGCGACGCCGCCCGCGACGGCACGTACGACACCGTGGTCGTCGACCTGCCGCCCACCCCGAAGGCCCTCGCGACCCTCGCCCTGCCCGAGCAGCTCCGCCGCTACCTGCGCCGACTGCTCCCGCCCGAGCGCCAGGCGGCCCGCGCCCTGCGCCCCATGCTCGGCCGCCTCGCCGGTGTCCCCATGCCCGCCGCCTGGCTGTACGAGACCGCGGCCGACAGGGAGGACGAACTCGCCGCCGTCCAGCGCGTGATCGAGGCCCCCGGCACCACCGTCCGCCTGGTCGCCGAACCCGGCCCCGCGGGCGCCGACGCCGTCCGTACCGCCGCCACCGGCCTCGCCCTGCACGGCCTGCGCACCGACCTCCTCGTCGCCAACCGGATCCTGCCGGACGCGAGCCCCGACACCTGGCTCGCCGGGCTCGGCGCCCAGCAGCACAAGACGCTCGACGCGTGGGAGTCGACGTACGACCACGTCGTCAGGGTCCCGCACCTCGGCCGCGACCCCCGCGGCACCGACGACCTCCAAGCCCTCGGCCTGACCGCGCCCGCAGCGGCCCCCGCCCCCGCCGCCTGGCCCGTCACCGAAGCCCCCGAGGACGACGGGAGCCACACGTACGTATGGCACATCCCGCTCCCCTCCGTCACCCGCGAGGAGCTCGGCCTGGTCCGGCGCGGCGACGAGCTCGTCGTCACCGCGGGCCCCTACCGCCGCATCGTCACCCTGCCGTCCGCGCTGCGCCGCTGCACCGTTGCGGGAGCCGGGCTGCGCGAGGGCGAGCTCAGGGTGCGTTTCGCGCCCGACCCGGACCTGTGGCCGCGAGAGCGGTGA
- a CDS encoding CU044_5270 family protein: MNELDELRDWDAGAPPLDDDTRHRARVRLFAAMNDEPAAPVRPLRRRPVLRVAVAGTVAAAVAGTVLVAVNTGGDDEVRAKPPGDSAPSMRNVSARAVLNGAAAYERKHERTVAPRDDQYIYTKEIIEETEKDTGRVERHVDENWRSVDGSRRSWVMEIGKGWWSEPLKENEGMWPPQDWGTLRKLPTDPEKLILSLLHKSGPNDRNDSLDEVTDQEWTDIHFSLAGLLKLVPVMPKGLRPAAYEALGMVPGVKAVPNQQDAKGRTGVAITYDDPTQQGPSFGGHFIFDPKTYAFLGFRDTRTTGDDTDPKTYTQLSYLDSWAITDKVKQRP; encoded by the coding sequence ATGAATGAGCTCGATGAACTGCGCGACTGGGACGCGGGGGCTCCCCCGCTGGACGACGACACCCGCCACCGCGCGCGGGTGCGCCTGTTCGCCGCGATGAACGACGAACCGGCCGCGCCGGTACGCCCCCTCCGGCGCCGCCCCGTGCTGCGCGTCGCCGTCGCCGGGACCGTCGCGGCCGCCGTCGCGGGCACCGTGCTGGTCGCGGTGAACACCGGAGGCGACGACGAGGTCCGCGCCAAGCCGCCCGGCGACAGCGCGCCGTCGATGCGCAACGTCAGCGCCCGGGCCGTGCTCAACGGCGCCGCCGCCTACGAGCGCAAGCACGAGAGGACCGTCGCCCCGCGCGACGACCAGTACATCTACACGAAGGAGATCATCGAGGAGACCGAGAAGGACACGGGCCGGGTCGAGCGGCATGTCGACGAGAACTGGCGTTCCGTGGACGGCTCCAGGCGCTCCTGGGTGATGGAGATCGGCAAGGGCTGGTGGTCGGAGCCGCTCAAGGAGAACGAGGGGATGTGGCCTCCGCAGGACTGGGGCACCTTGAGGAAGCTGCCGACCGACCCGGAGAAGCTGATCCTGTCGCTGCTGCACAAGTCGGGGCCGAACGACAGGAACGACTCCCTGGACGAGGTCACCGACCAGGAGTGGACGGACATCCACTTCAGCCTCGCCGGTCTCCTGAAGCTGGTCCCGGTGATGCCGAAGGGCCTGCGCCCGGCCGCGTACGAGGCGCTGGGCATGGTGCCCGGGGTGAAGGCGGTCCCCAACCAGCAGGACGCCAAGGGCCGCACGGGGGTGGCCATCACCTACGACGACCCGACGCAGCAGGGCCCGTCGTTCGGCGGTCACTTCATCTTCGACCCGAAGACGTACGCGTTCCTGGGCTTTCGTGACACGCGCACCACGGGTGACGACACGGACCCGAAGACGTACACCCAGCTCTCGTACCTCGACAGCTGGGCGATCACCGACAAGGTGAAGCAGCGCCCTTAG